In Juglans regia cultivar Chandler chromosome 13, Walnut 2.0, whole genome shotgun sequence, the DNA window CCAGATCGCATCGATCAAGGCCTGAATTGTCATAAAGGGTCAGGAATAACTCTTTTTTCCATTCTAacctgttgtgcaatttttcaTGCATCAACAACTCTAATCCTAATTCACTTCCGTTGCGTTGAATTTATGTGGATTCATTGAGTCGTGTCAACAATAGTCTATTCTAATTTATAAATCAAGTGATCATAAAAAGGGTTACCATATTGGAAAGCAATCCAATttagtatgaaaataaaagtaaataagaaatgatatttatagttagagtgtatatatgaaaaaaattaattttttaataataaattatatattttttaaaacgattatgcgaTACTTACTTATTCTAtgaatatataacattactcgcataaatttaaatagttagaaattttaataaaatgaattgatatataaataattaaatatatctctTTCAATCAATTTAATcttttgatataaataaataattttacataacatCGTAATAGAAATATTGAATTGGATACTTGACTctatatgtattttatataattaaatattttaccttTTGACTTTTGAGCCAACAATAAACGGAATTTCACAATATTGATAATGAAATCATATATTTGAGCCGCCGGAAACACGAATGGCGCCAATTCTGACAAGGATAACAGCATATCGGTGATGTAATTAGCAACCGTGGCGTTAATAATATCCTTTAACggaaacaaaaaaagtaatgctataGATTGTGCAATTGTTAGGtacttgattttttattaaaattaattttgttaggtatttaagaaattaattttttatataaattttttattttttttataaaaaatatactccaCTTACATACTATGaagttaaatattattttaaaaaaataaggtaAGAAAGAACTCCAACCGTCCGACGCCGACGCTAATTTCCTTTCCTAATAATCTCTTATTTATATCTTATGCCCACTAAAATTAAAGCTGCGTTTGCATGTTGAGTTGAACTCAATtctttataaatgataatgagttaaataataaaGAGAATTATATGAGAtcatctaaattaaatttaaagtgtatttaaatattaaaacaagtttaataatttttataaaatattaaaaaagattgtgtgTCTCATGTATAAAAAtgagttaaattaaaaaagattacgAGTCACGTGtaaggaagttttgagttgagatgagtttaataatttaagagttagatgtttagatattaaatttaatttaaaattagattgaatttaATTGAATCTTGTAAACAAATGCAGATtaagagtggtttggattcagagatgaattgaaatgggttgagattgattgagatgatttgtaaataatagaataaagagtaatgctacatacagtcgtgaaatgcgcaAACGTTGTgtagtcgctttaaaaaagagtggggttcactattaaaaaattaatttcttttcatgtgggtcccatagttattcacttttttcaaaacgactgcacggtacttgcatactcacgattgtaaatatcatttctctataataaaaattaaattatttattatattttatgtgaaaatttaaaaaaattattttaaaatttaaaaaaattgaattatttattatattttatttaaaaattttaaaaattataataataaaacgaattaaaataaattaaggtgtaTTTTAAATGCATATTAGGCCAAAGCACATATAGCATATACTTACCCACTGTCACTGTCATCGGCTCCATTCCAAGCCGGCCACTCTccccagcccctctctctctctctctctctctctgattgtATCTTTGCGACTGAAACTGTGTGATTTTGTtcgatgaaagaaaaaatatctgCTCTGAGCGGAAGTACTCTCATATAAGTCCAAAACTGCTTCCTTTTCCGCGAAAGAGAGCCGACGACACACTGTCCTACATTGTCAGTGGAAGATGGCCATGAAACCCAAGAGTCACGCTCACAACGGCAATGGCTACGCCAGCGACGCCAGCGACGGGGGAAGTAGCTCGCCCAGTCCGCCTCCTTCGCCGCCCCGTCACTCCGGACTCTCCCACTGCCGTCGCCGAGTGCGGTCCAAGGTCCAGTATGTTCAGTCGCTGAAGGAGGGCTTCGGTGGCTCCATTCTGTTGCGCCGGAACCTGAGGTACCTGCTGCTTCTACCGCTGCTTTACGTGCCTGGCCTGCTCATGTGTGTGGGGTCCTTCTCGGCTCTCCTAGGACGGCCTACCCCTCCTGGCTCGGTGTATCGTAGCCATGAGATGTTTAGAAGGCTCTGGCGTGACATTGAAGCCGACAATTCCTCCGCGATTGAGGTTCGCTTTTACAAttagtttttctatttattttgggtttatttctttttgggtgCCGAGAAAATGCAGgaaaagaatgataaaaatattgaactttACCTTTTAGTATACATTTATCTGCTTTTTTCCCCGCCTGTTTTTGCAAGATATATATGCTTGCTGATTGCTACATCTTTGGTTCGGAAAGTAAAGCATATTACTTGCTTTTGATCGTGGAATATATGCTGCTGTAGAACGCTATGTAGTATATACACGTGAACTTGTCGGCTGcggtcttttttattttatttttttcaaaaatcactgGTTGGTTTGTAAATAGCGGTCATATCATCTGGGTTTAATTTGATCAGAATAATTATCAGCCGGATTTGGCTGTTCGGCACTTGTCGCTAGCATCAGTTGTTCgtatttttggttttcttttgattCCTCTACTCTGATAAATTATAGTCTTTCTTTATGATATCTTGGAAGCCAAATAAGAAGTTACGGTATAACGGAAGAGAATACGTAAtaagaaagcaaagaaaaagaaaataaagtagtttttatttacttaattgaTGGCTGGAACTTTTTCTTGATATTCCAACTGGGGAAGTTATTGTTATTATGGTCGCCTTTGTGATTCATAATCATGAAAAGACACTCCCCACCAGGAAGAAGATCCTTCTCTAAAAAGTCTGGACATTTATGTTTgggtttttctttattttactcAGCTACGTTTAATCAGGACAGAGTTATCATTTCTGTtgagggaaaatgatatttagcaCCCTATTTGACAACCATCAGTAAAAatcattgttttatttattttttaattctgaactttttaaatgaaaagccaatgaaaatttcatttaagaaaattaaaaaacatttgaaaaaaaaggattttttttagtgatggttATCGAATGAGATGCCCTAGCATGATCCTTCTTATTCAAGGCATTGCTTTTTGTGGCTTATAACGTCAGCACGTTACAGTGCTATTAAATGTGACTGGTAGTGCAAATCAGTTGACATCTTACACCTTGCTTGTTTGATTGCTATTGCTTTGCATGGCATGCTACCTTTGGACTTATCTTTATTGTTGCTGTTTTTCATTTGACTAGAACTAAACTATAATTTTGCGTAGTGATTATTTTGTTTGCGATCTTTCAATGTACTATTTTTGAATTTGCTGTGATCAGCCAATATGAAAATGTTGTTTCTTCTCACAGCTGTCCTCAGTCTGGAAATTCAAAAGGAAGCTAAAAGAGCAGAGACCTTGTCCAAATTCAACTTCTGGACAACGTTTTGGTATTTATGAagttatcatattttactttttaagatGTATTCCGTAGTTTACTTTTGTAACTCTAGTTTTGCTACTTGTGACGTCATACAATAGATAGAACCTTAAATTTTAAGTGTTAACACTTCAATCTCTAAAATTTGTGTTCAGCAACTTGATTTTCTATCCATGCACTCTCATTTATTTCAATGTTAGTGATGAGAAACCTCATAAACTTTCTTGAGTGGAAAGACTAAAGAGATCAAGAACTGTTTATATAATGTTTCAAAATAACTCTGGTCATCAAGAGTCATAATGGATACACTCTTTAACTTATTTTAGAACTCAATATGAATCCATTGGTTATGAGATTAAATTGCATATGTAGAGAAAACTACAAAAAACGCATGTTGGGAAAACTAAAGTAgcaattttacataaaagattagtaatttaaataaatatattatcttttagttaataagtttatttttaaatgaacattagtaatttagttaaatatattgttttgtatttaataaatttaactcaatgacatatattagttatttttcatttaataataacaCAATTGAGGATTGAATAATGTGGTTTTATAAGACTAGTTTTCATTTAGTGGGGTGGGAGATGGTGTGATATTATAGGAGTAAAGTCCTatgctttgaaaattatataatatacagataTTAACACTCTTACTTTTACTacacattcttttattttttctcatgaTCAATGGTACTAATTGGTCTATTGACCTGACTACCTACATTCTGCCTTACTGCTTCTAATGCCTGTAGTCTCTCATTCTTTTACCTGTTAATGCATGACTGAAATGGAATTGCAGTAAGCTGATATTTCCCATTGAATTTCAGAGTCTTCTGGCCCTAGTGGTTACTTGATTGTTGAGGCTAATGGTGGTCTTAATCAACAACGCTCTGCGGTATATTATTATTCTCTTGTAGTTCTATTtctgattttcttgtttctgtaGATACTAAAAAGGGCTAACCCAAGAAATATAGAAACTAGAAAGGGCATCAaccaatgaaaataaatattaaatgggGGCACTAAGGCCTACTAGATATCAATAGTGTGATATATTTgtacttttttatctttctttattcatGTATGAAGTTTGTTCGTAATGTTTAATCTTGTTTTTGATAGATCTGCAATGCAGTGGCGGTCGCTGGACTTTTGAATGCAATACTAGTTATCCctcaatttgattttcataGTGTTTGGAGGGATCCAAGGTGAGGAACTGAATTACTTGCCTCATAACTTCTTGCTATAGATCTGATTGAGCAGTCTTTCAATGATATAGCTTGTCATTAACATTTTGGTTGTCTACTAATAGCTGTATTTGGTGTAAAGTTGAAAATCGCCTTTGTTAAAGACTAGATGTGTTGCTACTCCTTGGCTATCATAGCTATACATGGGTCTCAGATGCCTCTGGGGTTCTGGCTTAGCTGTAAGGAGATGTAGATAAACTATGAGTAATGTGTTTAGAGCTGAAACTGCAGTTGTATATGGCCCCTATCAAATGCCCCAGAATATATGTCAAAAAATATGCCAGAAATGCACTGTGAACGTAGAGCTATACAGCATAATGAGGGTGCTGGGTGTCCTCTTGAGGCCTCTTCTTTGCCCAACActtctataatttatttatttattttgaaaatgcaCTTTTATGTATATTCACACACCAAATTTCATAATGTATCTGTTGTACAGTGAGTTTGGTGACATATATGATGAAGATCACTTCATAGCCACACTTGAGGGCTACGTGAAAGTGGTGAAAAAGCTACCTGATGCATTGATGGAAACGCATGATTATAACATTACTAATGTACCAACCTTCCGCATCCAAGCTTGGGCTTCTGTCAGCTATTACATGGGAGAGGTTTATCCTGTCTTGCAGAAGCAAGGGTATGTATCAAACCATTGCATTATTTTCATGATATCCTCTACCAACCGGAAACTGTGAAAACTCCTTCTCTGAGAGTGAATGGTATCGGCCAGCTGAGCTATAGCAGACGAGTTCCTTAATGAACCTTGTAGATTGATTCCAATCTGACTACCAACTGTTGAAACTTCCGGGtgtttttcttgattatttgtTTGATACAGGGTTATCCGAGTGGCCCCCTTTGCAAATAGATTGGCAATGAATGTCCCACCTCATATTCAATATCTAAGATGCCTGACTAACTATGAAGCATTGAAGTTCTCTTCTCCCATTTCAATTCTTGCAAATAAAATAGTGAATAGAATGGTTGAGAAGAGCTCAAGAACTGGTGGCAAGTATGTTTCTGTCCACCTCCGCTTTGAGGAGGTACTAATCCTCATTTATCATAATTATTCCGTACTTCTTATTTTGGGTGGTTGGGAAAAATTAATCTATACATAATTGTCTTATGCTCTAGGACATGGTGGCGTTTTCATGCTGTGTGTATGATGGAGGAAAGGccgaaaaaattgaaatggattCAGTTCGTGAAAAAGGTTGGAGGGGGAAGTTCAAACGAAAAGACCGTATCATTCTACCCGGTCTCAATCGAATTACTGGAAAATGTCCGCTGTCTCCCTTGGAGGTACCTTAAACATAAACTGCTTTTGTTGCTTTTCAGAACTTTAGAACTTTCAAAGCTATGCTATTCcttatgattttgtattttgaggccagtttctttcttcttcttttctctcactctctcggtAGGCAAGTCCAGTTGCTTATTTTAGCATTAAATGCTAATCAGAACCAGTTCCATTACGCCATCATGTCTTTTCCTGTGGCTTCAGCCCCACTTCTTCTGAACCTTCATCTTGTCCTTGTacaataattaacaatattttgttaAAGTTAGAGCTGGCTACAGGAATGTGAGAATACCAAACAGATTTTAGGTTCAGGCTGCAAGAAAGAACATAATGGAAGTTgccaagaaaagaaagaatgtGATGGATAGTGTTTGAGGTTAAAAGGGCCCAGGGGGGAGGGGCTTTGAACTCTgaagatatatttatttttctttcacataAATTTCAATGTCAAATTTCAATTGTGACCTTTTCTCTTGGATATTGTTTTTCTTGTCAGTGTAGGTTGGGATGATGCTACGAGGTATGGGTTTTAGTAATGACACTTCAATTTATCTGGCATCAGGGAAAATATACCAAGCAGAAAGACATTTAGCTCCTCTGTTAAAGATGTTTCCCCATCTCCACACAAAGGAGTCTCTTGTGACCCCAGATGAGCTTGTTCCTTTCAAGGTGAACTCTTGTACCATCTCTCTTACAATGTATGCCGAAGTCTTTCCCAACGAatagtagtggtgagtggtGACTTGGCAAACCAAACCCATTAAATTAGGATTATTGATCTTTGGATATTAATAATGTAATGTTTTCTGGGAGAAAATTGTGGCATTGCctactaaaattgaaaaagtttctCAAACCCATTCAAAAATCAACATCTGAGATTATAAACTTTTACTGGATGTTTCGTGGCTGATAATTAGATGTATTTTGTTGATTGGGTTCAAACAGGCTACACACACCTATGAGCTAGTGATTTTGCAGCATTTGGTTGCACTAAATACATACTCTTAAcaatagatttttttgtttttgtgatatTGGTAAATCCTGATGGTTCAATCAGTGAAATATGACTTTTACTGATTTATTATACCTACAAGATCTGACACATGACCAGttttaggctccgtttggatgttgagttgagttgagttctttatgaatagtagtgagttgaaatggtgGAGTGAGCTTTGTGGGggccacctaagatgagtttagatatgtttggatgttaagataagtttagatgtatttacgGGAAGTTGAAAAGGTTATGGGTCCCGCGTGTAAAgagatattgagttgaaaaaagttgtgggtcccacatgtaaaaaggttttgagttgagatgagtttaatgatttgagagttgggtgtttaaCACGTGACCAGTTTTAAGCTTGCttttttggatgttgaagtaacTTGACTGAGTGAGAAGATTAGATAGTTGACAAAAGGGGAAAATATACTTTGCACTCTCCGACTACTGGAGGGTGTAAAGTGCGTGTTTCCTTGAATGAAATATAGATAAGGTTTGCTCAAATATTTATCCCGATTCCCAATGGTGTTGTATTCTACATGTGTTTCGCTGATTGCATAAGCTCTTACAACCTTTCTCTATTGCCTGTATGCTCCTTGGGTAGGGATATTCTTCAAGATTGGCAGCTTTGGACTACATGGTATGCTTGTTTAGTGAGGTT includes these proteins:
- the LOC109013662 gene encoding O-fucosyltransferase 10-like, which translates into the protein MAMKPKSHAHNGNGYASDASDGGSSSPSPPPSPPRHSGLSHCRRRVRSKVQYVQSLKEGFGGSILLRRNLRYLLLLPLLYVPGLLMCVGSFSALLGRPTPPGSVYRSHEMFRRLWRDIEADNSSAIELSSVWKFKRKLKEQRPCPNSTSGQRFESSGPSGYLIVEANGGLNQQRSAICNAVAVAGLLNAILVIPQFDFHSVWRDPSEFGDIYDEDHFIATLEGYVKVVKKLPDALMETHDYNITNVPTFRIQAWASVSYYMGEVYPVLQKQGVIRVAPFANRLAMNVPPHIQYLRCLTNYEALKFSSPISILANKIVNRMVEKSSRTGGKYVSVHLRFEEDMVAFSCCVYDGGKAEKIEMDSVREKGWRGKFKRKDRIILPGLNRITGKCPLSPLEVGMMLRGMGFSNDTSIYLASGKIYQAERHLAPLLKMFPHLHTKESLVTPDELVPFKGYSSRLAALDYMVCLFSEVFVTTQGGNFPHFLMGHRRFLYDGHAKTIMPDKRKLVVLLQDMGLSWKGFKYQMKEMLDESDRKGILVPRVRKFNRKTSVYTYPLPECRCLQKSHNTKRNSNSTFFNYHLKSIR